A region from the Sandaracinus amylolyticus genome encodes:
- a CDS encoding ArnT family glycosyltransferase, whose translation MITGRPFGWRDHLVGLVLTVSYCALLLATSRDLGMARDEGFYVDAAERYAQWFELLAEDRDAALEQASIDRFWENNHEHPSLPKSLFALSWLAHRTWDLFPEDSMAFRFPGMLMSALVLWLIWAFGARAYGRAVGAFAAVAWALMPNVFYHSHLDCFDVPIVTMLTLVTYCYWRSLAEPRWAIVAGIAYGLALETKHNAWILPLVLMVHWLFFVMPGELAARRAGKGKVTTLVPWWLLAFAVLGPPIFVGLWPWMWHDTAARFSEYASFHLHHVHYNTAFLGRTYFGPPGPIVFPFVMTLMTMSVVVVILAIAGVALRARALVPPWLVKRVWPHGRVEGDRQCTDVLVFGSMLAPMVVIAMPWTPIFGGTKHFIAGWVFMAIFAGLAFVRVARAVREWAGDHAPKLKDATPALTAAVLLAPSAVDTVHSHPFGLSFYGAAAGGVPGAADLGMMRQFWGFTTGSLVPWLNEHVPERGSVWICDTLPSAWRMLQRDGRLRDDIRASWDLTGADYAIVHHEDHFVEVDYQIWMAFGRVDPVYVLTYDGVPIISVYENPRRAR comes from the coding sequence ATGATCACCGGTCGTCCGTTCGGGTGGCGCGATCACCTCGTCGGCCTCGTGCTGACGGTGAGCTACTGCGCGCTCCTGCTCGCGACCTCGCGCGACCTCGGCATGGCGCGCGACGAGGGCTTCTACGTCGACGCCGCCGAGCGCTACGCGCAGTGGTTCGAGCTGCTCGCCGAGGATCGCGACGCCGCGCTCGAGCAGGCGAGCATCGATCGGTTCTGGGAGAACAACCACGAGCACCCCTCGCTCCCGAAGTCGCTCTTCGCGCTCTCGTGGCTCGCGCACCGCACGTGGGATCTCTTCCCCGAGGACTCGATGGCGTTCCGGTTCCCCGGGATGCTGATGAGCGCGCTCGTGCTGTGGCTCATCTGGGCGTTCGGCGCGCGCGCCTACGGGCGCGCGGTGGGCGCGTTCGCCGCGGTCGCGTGGGCGCTGATGCCCAACGTCTTCTACCACTCGCACCTCGACTGCTTCGACGTGCCGATCGTGACGATGCTGACGCTCGTCACGTACTGCTACTGGCGCTCGCTCGCCGAGCCGCGCTGGGCGATCGTCGCCGGCATCGCGTACGGCCTCGCGCTCGAGACGAAGCACAACGCGTGGATCCTCCCGCTCGTGCTGATGGTGCACTGGCTCTTCTTCGTGATGCCCGGCGAGCTCGCCGCGCGCCGCGCCGGCAAGGGCAAGGTCACGACGCTGGTGCCGTGGTGGCTGCTCGCGTTCGCGGTGCTGGGGCCGCCGATCTTCGTCGGGCTCTGGCCGTGGATGTGGCACGACACGGCCGCGCGCTTCTCGGAGTACGCGTCGTTCCACCTGCACCACGTGCACTACAACACCGCGTTCCTCGGGCGGACGTACTTCGGCCCGCCGGGGCCGATCGTGTTCCCGTTCGTGATGACGCTGATGACGATGTCGGTCGTCGTCGTGATCCTCGCGATCGCCGGCGTCGCGCTGCGGGCGCGCGCGCTGGTGCCGCCGTGGCTCGTGAAGCGCGTGTGGCCGCACGGCCGCGTCGAGGGCGATCGCCAGTGCACGGACGTGCTCGTGTTCGGCTCGATGCTCGCACCGATGGTCGTCATCGCGATGCCGTGGACGCCGATCTTCGGCGGCACGAAGCACTTCATCGCGGGCTGGGTGTTCATGGCGATCTTCGCGGGCCTCGCGTTCGTGCGCGTCGCGCGCGCGGTGCGCGAGTGGGCGGGTGATCACGCCCCGAAGCTCAAGGACGCGACGCCCGCGCTCACGGCGGCGGTGCTGCTCGCGCCGAGCGCGGTCGACACCGTGCACAGCCACCCGTTCGGGCTCTCGTTCTACGGCGCGGCGGCGGGCGGTGTCCCGGGCGCGGCGGACCTCGGGATGATGCGGCAGTTCTGGGGCTTCACGACGGGCAGCCTCGTGCCGTGGCTGAACGAGCACGTGCCCGAGCGCGGCAGCGTGTGGATCTGCGACACGCTTCCGAGCGCGTGGCGGATGCTGCAGCGCGACGGGCGGCTGCGGGACGACATCCGCGCGAGCTGGGATCTCACGGGCGCGGACTACGCGATCGTCCACCACGAGGATCACTTCGTGGAGGTCGACTATCAGATCTGGATGGCGTTCGGGCGCGTCGATCCGGTGTACGTGCTGACGTACGACGGAGTGCCGATCATCAGCGTGTACGAGAACCCGCGGCGCGCGCGCTGA